Proteins co-encoded in one Brassica rapa cultivar Chiifu-401-42 chromosome A02, CAAS_Brap_v3.01, whole genome shotgun sequence genomic window:
- the LOC103848801 gene encoding transcription initiation factor TFIID subunit 4b isoform X1 gives MDPSIFKLLEEDEDESMHSGADVDAFQAALNRDIEGSTNPPGNTHSPNQQFTATWKNGIGDASMKDQHGSALDGQHQHDLKRANEPQDLHRPGQHWDNPPQVPQTSGLQISEKNPTGNEPESESQFLKLQKMTSQQARGVEQPPVNPLNRNPKQVPFAALLPTLMAQLDKDRALQLRTLYSRLKKNEIPKEGFTRHMKDIVGDQMLRLAVSKLQQVGYNQGKMGIQAPSTEINNQKSQSDPRGVVHLNQLSSSTGSSVPVQGLTKHPPHQMQLPPSSFPMYTSSGNFHSFPGSNTNVSGSPLRPHLHDPHMRHVAHNQTMGSSGLGGPPQSTTNMMTMPKFERQTSVNDPSRVQGGATSHFQNSSSLPPGQGSSMSNVKQESVDQSFEQKNAASGASKEDLEKDSSRNMSHASSVSPSSITTQLDASTAMNSRGPLGTSQAGVNARMPPKKPFVGQKKPLETLGSSSSPPSKKQKLVPNSMDQSIEQLNDVTAVSGVNLREEEEQLFSGGKEDGRVSEASRRVVHEEEERLILQKIPLQKKLAEIMAKVGLKQISNDVERCLSLCVEERMRGLLSHIIRLSKQRVDTEKSRHRTVITSDVRQQINEMNQKVKEEWEKKQAEAEKLKKPSESEEGDGGVDSEKEKEDNRSKGLKGNKEDDDKMRTTAANVAARAAVGGDDTFLKWQLMAEARQKSVSESGKDGTQKATSSGGRNSKDKQDSGRRFTGVGGRRLGKNQGSSLQPKVVRTISAKDVVAVLEREPQMSKSILMYRLLQ, from the exons ATGGATCCTTCAATTTTCAAACTCCTCGAAGAAGACGAG GATGAATCGATGCACTCGGGAGCTGATGTGGACGCGTTCCAGGCCGCTCTGAATCGAGATATTGAAGGCTCTACGAACCCTCCTG GAAACACCCATTCTCCCAACCAACAGTTCACAGCTACATGGAAGAATGGTATAGGAGATGCCAGTATGAAGGATCAACATGGATCGGCTTTAGACGGTCAACACCAGCATGATTTAAAACGTGCAAATGAACCTCAAGACCTTCATCGACCAGGTCAGCATTGGGACAATCCTCCGCAGGTGCCCCAAACATCTGGGTTGCAGATCTCTGAAAAGAACCCTACTGGTAATGAACCTGAGAGTGAATCTCAGTTTCTTAAACTGCAAAAGATGACTAGTCAACAGGCTCGTGGAGTGGAACAGCCTCCTGTTAATCCTCTGAACCGCAACCCTAAGCAAGTTCCTTTTGCTGCTTTGCTTCCTACCTTAATGGCCCAACTCGACAAAGACAGAGCGCTGCAGCTCCGTACCCTTTATTCCAGACTTAAG AAAAATGAAATCCCCAAAGAAGGGTTCACCCGACATATGAAGGATATTGTAGGCGATCAGATGCTTAGGCTAGCAGTTAGTAAACTACAGCAG GTGGGTTATAACCAGGGAAAAATGGGAATTCAAGCTCCTTCTACTG AAATTAATAATCAAAAGTCTCAGTCTGACCCTCGTGGAGTCGTCCACCTTAACCAACTATCTTCGTCAACAGGCAGTTCAGTTCCTGTGCAGGGGCTTACCAAACATCCGCCGCACCAGATGCAGCTTCCACCAAGCTCTTTTCCCATGTATACCAGCTCCGGTAATTTTCACTCATTCCCGGGTTCAAACACCAATGTTTCTGGTTCCCCATTGAGACCACACCTTCATGATCCCCATATGAGACATGTGGCGCATAACCAGACCATGGGATCATCTGGTCTTGGAGGACCGCCACAGTCTACGACGAACATGATGACTATGCCCAAGTTTGAGAGGCAAACTTCTGTCAATGATCCTAGTAGGGTTCAAGGTGGCGCTACATCGCACTTCCAAAACAGCTCATCATTGCCACCTGGTCAAGGATCATCAATGTCCAATGTGAAGCAGGAATCAGTTGATCAAAGTTTTGAACAGAAGAATGCAGCCTCAGGGGCTTCGAAGGAGGATTTAGAGAAGGACTCCTCTAGAAACATGTCGCATGCAAGCTCTGTTTCTCCTTCTTCCATCACAACTCAACTGGACGCTAGCACAGCA ATGAATTCTCGTGGTCCATTGGGTACGTCTCAAGCAGGAGTTAATGCTAGGATGCCACCCAAAAAGCCTTTTGTTGGTCAGAAGAAACCTCTTGAGACGTTAGGTTCTTCATCGTCACCACCAAG CAAGAAGCAAAAACTGGTCCCGAATTCTATGGATCAAAGTATTGAACAGCTCAATGATGTCACTGCAGTCAGTGGTGTTAATCTCAGG gaagaggaagaacaatTGTTCTCTGGGGGAAAGGAGGATGGTCGTGTTTCTGAAGCATCTCGGAGAGTTGTGCACGAAGAGGAAGAAAGACTAATTTTGCAGAAAATTCCTCTGCAGAAAAAGCTGGCTGAAATTA TGGCAAAAGTCGGCTTAAAGCAGATAAGCAATGATGTTGAACGGTGCTTGTCTTTG TGTGTGGAAGAAAGGATGCGAGGACTATTATCTCATATAATTCGGTTGTCCAAGCAG CGAGTTGATACTGAGAAATCCAGACACCGGACTGTTATCACGTCAGATGTTCGGCAGCAAATCAACGAAATGAATCAGAAGGTGAAAGAGGAATGGGAGAAGAAACAGGCTGAAGCAGAAAAGCTTAAGAAACCGAGTGAG AGTGAAGAAGGTGATGGTGGAGTTGATAGtgagaaggagaaagaagaTAACCGTTCAAAGGGTTTGAAG GGCAATAAAGAGGACGACGACAAAATGAGAACGACAGCTGCAAACGTTGCTGCTCGTGCTGCTGTGGGAGGAGATGATACGTTTTTAAAATGGCAATTAATGGCGGAAGCACGTCAGAAATCTGTATCTGAATCTGGTAAAGATGGGACTCAGAAAGCTACTTCAAGTGGAGGAAGAAACTCCAAGGACAAGCAAGACAGTGGGCGACGGTTTACTGGAGTTG GTGGTCGAAGATTAGGGAAGAACCAAGGTTCGTCGCTTCAACCAAAAGTGGTGAGGACAATCTCGGCGAAGGATGTGGTTGCTGTCCTGGAAAGAGAGCCTCAGATGTCTAAATCTATTCTAATGTATCGATTACTTCAATAG
- the LOC103848801 gene encoding transcription initiation factor TFIID subunit 4b isoform X2 gives MKDQHGSALDGQHQHDLKRANEPQDLHRPGQHWDNPPQVPQTSGLQISEKNPTGNEPESESQFLKLQKMTSQQARGVEQPPVNPLNRNPKQVPFAALLPTLMAQLDKDRALQLRTLYSRLKKNEIPKEGFTRHMKDIVGDQMLRLAVSKLQQVGYNQGKMGIQAPSTEINNQKSQSDPRGVVHLNQLSSSTGSSVPVQGLTKHPPHQMQLPPSSFPMYTSSGNFHSFPGSNTNVSGSPLRPHLHDPHMRHVAHNQTMGSSGLGGPPQSTTNMMTMPKFERQTSVNDPSRVQGGATSHFQNSSSLPPGQGSSMSNVKQESVDQSFEQKNAASGASKEDLEKDSSRNMSHASSVSPSSITTQLDASTAMNSRGPLGTSQAGVNARMPPKKPFVGQKKPLETLGSSSSPPSKKQKLVPNSMDQSIEQLNDVTAVSGVNLREEEEQLFSGGKEDGRVSEASRRVVHEEEERLILQKIPLQKKLAEIMAKVGLKQISNDVERCLSLCVEERMRGLLSHIIRLSKQRVDTEKSRHRTVITSDVRQQINEMNQKVKEEWEKKQAEAEKLKKPSESEEGDGGVDSEKEKEDNRSKGLKGNKEDDDKMRTTAANVAARAAVGGDDTFLKWQLMAEARQKSVSESGKDGTQKATSSGGRNSKDKQDSGRRFTGVGGRRLGKNQGSSLQPKVVRTISAKDVVAVLEREPQMSKSILMYRLLQ, from the exons ATGAAGGATCAACATGGATCGGCTTTAGACGGTCAACACCAGCATGATTTAAAACGTGCAAATGAACCTCAAGACCTTCATCGACCAGGTCAGCATTGGGACAATCCTCCGCAGGTGCCCCAAACATCTGGGTTGCAGATCTCTGAAAAGAACCCTACTGGTAATGAACCTGAGAGTGAATCTCAGTTTCTTAAACTGCAAAAGATGACTAGTCAACAGGCTCGTGGAGTGGAACAGCCTCCTGTTAATCCTCTGAACCGCAACCCTAAGCAAGTTCCTTTTGCTGCTTTGCTTCCTACCTTAATGGCCCAACTCGACAAAGACAGAGCGCTGCAGCTCCGTACCCTTTATTCCAGACTTAAG AAAAATGAAATCCCCAAAGAAGGGTTCACCCGACATATGAAGGATATTGTAGGCGATCAGATGCTTAGGCTAGCAGTTAGTAAACTACAGCAG GTGGGTTATAACCAGGGAAAAATGGGAATTCAAGCTCCTTCTACTG AAATTAATAATCAAAAGTCTCAGTCTGACCCTCGTGGAGTCGTCCACCTTAACCAACTATCTTCGTCAACAGGCAGTTCAGTTCCTGTGCAGGGGCTTACCAAACATCCGCCGCACCAGATGCAGCTTCCACCAAGCTCTTTTCCCATGTATACCAGCTCCGGTAATTTTCACTCATTCCCGGGTTCAAACACCAATGTTTCTGGTTCCCCATTGAGACCACACCTTCATGATCCCCATATGAGACATGTGGCGCATAACCAGACCATGGGATCATCTGGTCTTGGAGGACCGCCACAGTCTACGACGAACATGATGACTATGCCCAAGTTTGAGAGGCAAACTTCTGTCAATGATCCTAGTAGGGTTCAAGGTGGCGCTACATCGCACTTCCAAAACAGCTCATCATTGCCACCTGGTCAAGGATCATCAATGTCCAATGTGAAGCAGGAATCAGTTGATCAAAGTTTTGAACAGAAGAATGCAGCCTCAGGGGCTTCGAAGGAGGATTTAGAGAAGGACTCCTCTAGAAACATGTCGCATGCAAGCTCTGTTTCTCCTTCTTCCATCACAACTCAACTGGACGCTAGCACAGCA ATGAATTCTCGTGGTCCATTGGGTACGTCTCAAGCAGGAGTTAATGCTAGGATGCCACCCAAAAAGCCTTTTGTTGGTCAGAAGAAACCTCTTGAGACGTTAGGTTCTTCATCGTCACCACCAAG CAAGAAGCAAAAACTGGTCCCGAATTCTATGGATCAAAGTATTGAACAGCTCAATGATGTCACTGCAGTCAGTGGTGTTAATCTCAGG gaagaggaagaacaatTGTTCTCTGGGGGAAAGGAGGATGGTCGTGTTTCTGAAGCATCTCGGAGAGTTGTGCACGAAGAGGAAGAAAGACTAATTTTGCAGAAAATTCCTCTGCAGAAAAAGCTGGCTGAAATTA TGGCAAAAGTCGGCTTAAAGCAGATAAGCAATGATGTTGAACGGTGCTTGTCTTTG TGTGTGGAAGAAAGGATGCGAGGACTATTATCTCATATAATTCGGTTGTCCAAGCAG CGAGTTGATACTGAGAAATCCAGACACCGGACTGTTATCACGTCAGATGTTCGGCAGCAAATCAACGAAATGAATCAGAAGGTGAAAGAGGAATGGGAGAAGAAACAGGCTGAAGCAGAAAAGCTTAAGAAACCGAGTGAG AGTGAAGAAGGTGATGGTGGAGTTGATAGtgagaaggagaaagaagaTAACCGTTCAAAGGGTTTGAAG GGCAATAAAGAGGACGACGACAAAATGAGAACGACAGCTGCAAACGTTGCTGCTCGTGCTGCTGTGGGAGGAGATGATACGTTTTTAAAATGGCAATTAATGGCGGAAGCACGTCAGAAATCTGTATCTGAATCTGGTAAAGATGGGACTCAGAAAGCTACTTCAAGTGGAGGAAGAAACTCCAAGGACAAGCAAGACAGTGGGCGACGGTTTACTGGAGTTG GTGGTCGAAGATTAGGGAAGAACCAAGGTTCGTCGCTTCAACCAAAAGTGGTGAGGACAATCTCGGCGAAGGATGTGGTTGCTGTCCTGGAAAGAGAGCCTCAGATGTCTAAATCTATTCTAATGTATCGATTACTTCAATAG
- the LOC108870489 gene encoding B3 domain-containing protein REM9 isoform X1, with the protein MANPHEPHFFKPLLPGFHSGITIPLAFFSKHIEGKTNQKTWKLRSDASDQTWEVIQEGRTRTGGWKYFTTAHDLQIGDLVIFKHKRDMVFHVIPFGPSCCEIQYTHPHIIKEEADAGDADDIEISKSQSKFIVLVLPVVRCFDVETCFFYFRRNRGNVFFLIRLLFFG; encoded by the exons atggcgaatccacatgaaccTCATTTCTTTAAGCCTCTGCTTCCTGGTTTCCACAGTGGCATC ACAATACCACTTGCCTTCTTCTCAAAGCACATAGAAGGGAAGACGAACCAGAAAACATGGAAACTAAGATCGGACGCTTCAGATCAAACTTGGGAAGTGATACAAGAAGGCAGGACACGCACCGGAGGTTGGAAATATTTCACCACAGCACATGACCTTCAAATCGGTGACCTTGTCATCTTCAAACACAAAAGAGACATGGTGTTTCATGTCATTCCTTTTGGTCCTAGCTGTTGTGAGATTCAGTATACACATCCTCACATCATCAAGGAAGAAGCCGACGCGGGTGATGCTGATGACATTGAGATTAGTAAGTCTCAATCAAAGTTCATCGTTTTGGTCCTACCTGTTGTGAGATGTTTTGACGTGGAaacttgtttcttttatttcagGAGGAACAGGGGcaatgtcttctttctcattcgACTACTGTTTTTTGGCTGA
- the LOC108870489 gene encoding B3 domain-containing protein REM5 isoform X2 — MANPHEPHFFKPLLPGFHSGITIPLAFFSKHIEGKTNQKTWKLRSDASDQTWEVIQEGRTRTGGWKYFTTAHDLQIGDLVIFKHKRDMVFHVIPFGPSCCEIQYTHPHIIKEEADAGDADDIEIRGTGAMSSFSFDYCFLAEVTASNLKADKLVSQFSYV; from the exons atggcgaatccacatgaaccTCATTTCTTTAAGCCTCTGCTTCCTGGTTTCCACAGTGGCATC ACAATACCACTTGCCTTCTTCTCAAAGCACATAGAAGGGAAGACGAACCAGAAAACATGGAAACTAAGATCGGACGCTTCAGATCAAACTTGGGAAGTGATACAAGAAGGCAGGACACGCACCGGAGGTTGGAAATATTTCACCACAGCACATGACCTTCAAATCGGTGACCTTGTCATCTTCAAACACAAAAGAGACATGGTGTTTCATGTCATTCCTTTTGGTCCTAGCTGTTGTGAGATTCAGTATACACATCCTCACATCATCAAGGAAGAAGCCGACGCGGGTGATGCTGATGACATTGAGATTA GAGGAACAGGGGcaatgtcttctttctcattcgACTACTGTTTTTTGGCTGAGGTCACTGCTTCAAATCTAAAAGCAGACAAACTTGTGAGTCAATTTTCATACGTATAA
- the LOC103848805 gene encoding structure-specific endonuclease subunit slx1, whose protein sequence is MMRLISGTFPSVKPRDHNPISKSKTLKTQFPISSSTSSQQNSKVSNPKSWSVYLILSTKEPIKTYVGITTDFARRLKQHNGEIKGGAKASSAGRPWLCACIITGFTCLSKASSFESKWKIFTRKLPRRKKGEEMSQSEALLQHRRRALDKVHDSLECSHLQTDWKIATR, encoded by the exons ATGATGAGATTGATATCGGGGACGTTCCCGTCCGTCAAGCCTCGCGATCACAACCCTATCTCTAAATCGAAAACGTTGAAAACCCAATTCCCGATTTCTTCATCCACTTCTTCCCAACAAAACTCCAAGGTTTCAAACCCCAAATCATGGTCCGTCTATCTCATTCTCTCGACCAAGGAACCCATCAAAACCTATGTCGGCATCACCACCGATTTCGCACGCCG ATTAAAGCAGCACAATGGTGAAATCAAAGGAGGTGCAAAAGCTTCAAGTGCAGGAAGACCTTGGCTCTGCGCCTGCATCATCACTGGATTCACTTGTCTAAGCAAAG CTTCCTCGTTTGAATCGAAATGGAAGATCTTCACCAGAAAGTTACCGAGGAGAAAGAAAGGCGAGGAGATGAGTCAGAGTGAAGCTTTGTTGCAACACCGGAGGAGAGCATTGGATAAAGTCCACGACTCACTAGAATGCAGTCACCTCCAAACTGACTGGAAAATTGCGACCAGGTAA